Proteins found in one Paralichthys olivaceus isolate ysfri-2021 chromosome 19, ASM2471397v2, whole genome shotgun sequence genomic segment:
- the gzf1 gene encoding GDNF-inducible zinc finger protein 1: MKRRVVQLTAKSHHENFLASLHQLRLQGHLCDVTLHVQGDEQEFRAHQAVLAASSGYFKNILLIQDVAQETISLSNVRSDDFSKFLEFAYTGKVEVDSKKIADVRAAAELLDCRDLSEVCDEAMHAEILETSKKKTPASNVVDHYYLQCDDKEKGAKGKKQLGRLVLKRQRSPQGSENEVTAKQSKVKKTVTNEKSEGGQVQQRKSSRRILQKRLNATREASNSENQVTNEDTEEFEDRTEVEAQPENRAERGDESSCGVPGSDVDNWEHEDNAQSNPEDLMLSVEEDEEEEEEEGEEGESKVTSKRTSKAQFQCDKCQRTFHYERSYLKHISTYHGVKADVVYRCETCQQTFANRSNLKIHEKHVHSNERLFSCTSCTKTFKRKKDVVRHQRQVHERNNQRHICPDCGKSLSSKTALLLHERIHTGAKPFECTDCGARFTQNAALKMHRRIHTGEKPFACDECDARFTQKHMLAYHKRSHTGEKPFMCEACGKSFASKEYLRHHSNIHTGFKPYKCEQCSRGFAQRNSLHQHLKIHTGERPYSCKDCDKHFTQINALQRHQRIHTGEKPYMCGLCNRTFTDKSTLRRHALTHDSEAPWKTYLVVLEGNVEDKKPKSSPKGKTKKAGAGEKKSPSRKSGGGAATGDAVSTGAEGVTVAAADAPCGVDAAVDAAGKTNTESIVVPAEPVTLPSEWTSHGTIALVSHGGITVIHTEVPPGTHIQPIMTTDGTSTNVISLDGSSIPFSIPVSMAHPIPLSSEASSTSLSVPSVLSIPVSDATLASVSEIPAVSTSSVLEAAVSQTILAQVSESKITRPEPDIQTVIVSDKAKQTSAVQSDGQEKTAGNSLDEIKKTPDQDAV, encoded by the exons ATGAAGCGCAGAGTGGTCCAGCTCACCGCCAAGTCGCACCATGAAAACTTCCTGGCTTCTCTGCATCAGCTGAGGCTGCAGGGACACTTGTGTGATGTCACATTGCACGTCCAGGGAGACGAGCAGGAGTTTCGGGCCCATCAGGCGGTGCTTGCAGCATCCAGTGGCTACTTCAAGAACATCCTTCTCATCCAGGATGTAGCCCAAGAAACAATTTCCCTCTCAAATGTGCGTTCTGATGATTTCTCCAAGTTTTTGGAGTTTGCGTACACGGGTAAAGTGGAAGTTGACAGCAAAAAGATTGCTGATGTGCGAGCAGCGGCAGAGTTGTTGGACTGTAGAGATCTGTCAGAGGTTTGCGATGAAGCCATGCATGCTGAGATTTTAGAAACgtctaaaaagaaaacacctgcATCAAATGTTGTAGATCATTATTACTTACAGTGTGACGATAAAGAAAAAGGAGCCAAAGGGAAGAAGCAGCTTGGCAGGTTAGTTCTGAAGCGGCAGCGCTCACCACAGGGCTCTGAGAATGAAGTCACTGCGAAACAATCTAAGGTTAAGAAAACAGTGACGAATGAAAAAAGTGAAGGGGGACAGGTGCAACAGAGGAAATCAAGCCGCAGAATCCTTCAGAAGCGTTTAAACGCTACAAGAGAGGCTTCAAACAGTGAAAACCAAGTTACTAATGAGGACACAGAGGAGTTTGAGGACAGAACTGAAGTCGAGGCTCAGCCAGAGAATCGAGCAGAGAGAGGTGATGAGTCTTCATGTGGAGTGCCGGGTTCTGATGTGGACAACTGGGAACACGAGGACAATGCGCAAAGTAATCCTGAAGACCTCATGCTatctgtggaggaggatgaggaggaggaggaggaggagggggaagagggaGAGTCCAAGGTGACGTCAAAAAGAACGTCCAAAGCCCAGTTCCAGTGCGACAAGTGCCAACGGACCTTTCACTACGAGAGGAGCTACTTGAAGCACATCAG CACGTACCATGGAGTGAAAGCAGACGTCGTCTATCGCTGTGAGACGTGCCAGCAGACCTTCGCAAACCGCAGCAACTTGAAGATCCACGAAAAGCACGTCCACAGCAACGAGAGGCTCTTTTCCTGCACCTCCTGCACAAAGACCTTCAAACGAAAGAAGGATGTCGTCCGCCATCAAAGACAG GTGCATGAACGTAACAACCAGCGTCACATCTGCCCTGATTGTGGAAAGTCGCTCAGCTCCAAAACAGCACTGTTGTTGCATGAGCGCATACACACTGGTGCAAAGCCTTTTGAGTGCACTGACTGCGGGGCCAGATTTACCCAGAATGCTGCACTCAAGATGCACCGCAG GATTCACACAGGAGAGAAGCCATTTGCATGTGACGAGTGCGACGCCAGGTTCACTCAGAAGCACATGTTGGCTTATCATAAGAGATCACACACAG GAGAGAAGCCTTTCATGTGTGAGGCCTGTGGGAAAAGCTTTGCATCTAAAGAATACCTCCGGCACCACTCAAACATCCACACTGGCTTCAAGCCGTACAAGTGTGAACAGTGTAGCCGAGGCTTTGCTCAGAGAAATTCTCTTCACCAGCATTTAAAGATACACACAG GTGAGCGTCCGTACAGCTGTAAAGACTGTGACAAGCATTTTACCCAGATCAACGCCCTGCAGAGGCACCAGCGTAtccacacaggagagaaacctTACATGTGTGGCCTTTGTAACCGCACCTTTACAGACAAGTCCACCCTCCGCAGACACGCTTTG ACTCACGACTCCGAGGCTCCCTGGAAGACCTACCTGGTGGTTCTGGAGGGAAATGTGGAGGACAAGAAACCCAAGTCCAGCCCTAagggaaagacaaaaaaagcaggagcaggagagaaaaagagcccATCAAGAAAAAGTGGCGGTGGTGCTGCGACGGGTGACGCTGTTTCCACAGGTGCTGAAGGTGTCACTGTTGCTGCCGCTGATGCCCCTTGTGGTGTTGATGCTGCTGTTGATGCCGCCGGTAAAACCAACACAGAGTCCATTGTGGTTCCAGCCGAGCCAGTCACTCTACCGTCTGAATGGACCAGCCATGGAACCATTGCTCTGGTCAGTCACGGCGGGATCACCGTCATCCACACCGAGGTGCCACCTGGGACGCATATCCAGCCCATCATGACCACTGATGGCACAAGCACCAATGTCATTTCCTTAGATGGTTCCTCCATCCCCTTCTCTATACCTGTCTCTATGGCTCATCCCATCCCCTTGTCCTCCGAGGCGTCCTCCACCTCTTTGTCCGTACCCTCAGTCCTCTCCATTCCTGTCTCTGACGCCACACTGGCATCGGTCTCCGAGATCCCAGCTGTTTCAACATCATCCGTCCTGGAAGCTGCTGTGTCACAGACCATTCTGGCTCAGGTTTCAGAGTCCAAGATCACCCGACCAGAACCTGATATTCAGACTGTGATTGTCAGTGACAAGGCCAAACAAACGTCAGCCGTCCAAAGCGATGGACAGGAAAAGACAGCAGGAAACTCTTTGGATGAAATTAAAAAGACCCCTGATCAAGACGCTGTGTAG
- the napbb gene encoding N-ethylmaleimide-sensitive factor attachment protein, beta b isoform X2 has translation MRFARPRVSTCSCRTNTTAPPVSSMQGTLTRSLTQMGRFTIAAKHHINIAEIYESELVDIEKAIAHYEQAADYYKGEESNSSANKCLLKVGGYSAQLEQYQKAIEIYEQVGANTMDNPLLKYSAKEYFFKASLCHFIVDELNAKIAVEKYEEMFPAFSDSRECKLLKKLLEAHEEQNSEAFTDAVKEFDSISRLDQWHTTLLLRIKKTIQGDEGDLK, from the exons ATGCGTTTTGCAAGGCCGCGCGTCTCCacatgcagctgcagaacaaacaCGACTGCGCCACCAGTTTCATCGATGCAGGGAACGCTTACAAGAAGTCTGACCCAAATG GGAAGATTCACTATCGCAGCCAAACACCACATCAATATCGCAGAGATCTACGAGTCTGAACTGGTGGATATAGAAAAG GCCATTGCACATTATGAACAAGCAGCAGACTACTACAAAGGAGAAGAATCAAACAG TTCTGCCAACAAGTGTCTGCTGAAGGTTGGGGGTTACTCTGCTCAGCTGGAGCAGTACCAGAAAGCGATTGAGATCTACGAGCAG GTCGGAGCTAATACGATGGACAACCCACTGCTGAAATACAGCGCCAAAGAGTATTTCTTCAAAGCCTCCCTGTGTCATTTCATCGTCGACGAGCTCAACGCTAAG ATTGCAGTTGAAAAATATGAGGAGATGTTCCCAGCTTTTTCAGACTCCAGAGAATGCAAGTTGTTGAAG AAACTTCTTGAGGCACATGAAGAGCAGAACAGTGAAGCTTTTACAGATGCA GTGAAGGAGTTTGACTCGATCTCACGTCTGGACCAGTGGCACACAACCCTCCTGCTGCGCATCAAAAAGACCATCCAGGGCGACGAAGGGGATCTGAAATGA